One Molothrus ater isolate BHLD 08-10-18 breed brown headed cowbird chromosome 14, BPBGC_Mater_1.1, whole genome shotgun sequence DNA segment encodes these proteins:
- the LOC118698511 gene encoding ras-like protein family member 11A-like yields MLLIPEDTMSQYSTNFLLLPIPEYPALDCAPNKIIKLVVLGGSGVGKTALVVRFLTKRFIGDYEANTGALYSRKFTIDGEQISLQVQDTPFVSLEDDTDSICCQEQINRSIYWADGFVFVFSITDYESFRLLRPLHQHIRRIHPNANIPLLLMANKGDLLRARQVSSKEGLQLATELGGTYCEVSARESCEGVHEAFQQLCQELSRSSSSCNGEKRRGLHLVRPKSPNMQDLKRRLKQALTSKGKSATAL; encoded by the exons ATGCTCCTCATCCCTGAGGACACGATGTCTCAGTACTCCACCaacttcctgctgctgcccatcccgGAGTACCCCGCGCTGGACTGCGCGCCCAACAAAATCATCaagctggtggtgctgggcgGCAGCGGCGTGGGCAAGACAG CCCTGGTCGTGCGCTTCCTCACAAAGAGATTTATTGGGGACTACGAAGCCAACACCG GTGCTTTGTATTCCAGGAAGTTCACCATAGACGGGGAGCAGATCTCTCTACAGGTGCAGGACACTCCCTTTGTCTCATTGGAG GATGACACGGACAGCatctgctgccaggagcagatAAACCGCTCCATCTACTGGGCCGACGGCTTCGTCTTCGTGTTCTCCATCACCGACTACGAGAGCTTCCGCCTGCTGCGCCCGCTGCACCAGCACATCCGCAGGATCCACCCCAACGCCAACATCCCCCTGCTGCTCATGGCCAACAAGGGTGACCTGCTGAGGGCCAGGCAGGTGTCCTccaaggaggggctgcagctggccaCCGAGCTGGGCGGCACCTACTGCGAGGTGTCGGCGCGGGAGAGCTGCGAGGGCGTGCACGAGGccttccagcagctgtgccaggagctcagcaggagcagcagcagctgcaacgGGGAGAAGAGGAGAGGTCTCCACCTGGTGAGGCCCAAGTCGCCCAACATGCAGGACTTGAAGAGGCGTTTGAAGCAGGCTCTGACTTCCAAAGGCAAATCTGCCACCGCGCTTTGA